One genomic region from Streptomyces venezuelae encodes:
- a CDS encoding MOSC domain-containing protein yields MTLLSVNAGRARPAEYTESASKKTAIDKRPVDGPVRIEAPGAPGVGGSGVAGDEVCDLRFHGGNDRAAYAFAREDLDLWERELGRELANGSFGENLTTLGLDVNGALIGERWRIGEEVVLEVTGGRIPCRTFAGFLEEKGWVKRFTQSAAGPGALLRVIVPGEVRAGDPITVVHRPDHEVTVALLHRAATAERTLLPGTLAAAEWMESGLLALARQYAEKYGRAGH; encoded by the coding sequence ATGACCTTGTTGAGCGTGAATGCGGGCCGGGCCCGGCCGGCGGAGTACACCGAGTCCGCGTCGAAGAAGACGGCCATCGACAAGCGGCCCGTCGACGGGCCCGTACGGATCGAGGCTCCGGGGGCGCCGGGTGTCGGGGGCAGCGGGGTGGCCGGGGACGAGGTCTGCGACCTGCGGTTCCACGGGGGAAACGACCGGGCCGCGTACGCCTTCGCCCGTGAGGACCTGGACCTGTGGGAGCGGGAGCTGGGACGTGAGCTGGCCAACGGCTCCTTCGGCGAGAACCTCACGACGCTCGGCCTCGACGTGAACGGGGCCCTGATCGGGGAGCGGTGGCGGATCGGCGAGGAGGTCGTCCTGGAGGTGACCGGCGGGCGCATCCCGTGCCGGACGTTCGCGGGCTTCCTGGAGGAGAAGGGCTGGGTGAAGCGGTTCACGCAGTCGGCGGCCGGACCCGGCGCGCTGCTGCGGGTGATCGTGCCGGGCGAGGTGCGGGCGGGCGACCCGATCACGGTCGTGCACCGGCCGGACCACGAGGTCACCGTCGCGCTGCTGCACCGCGCGGCGACCGCCGAACGCACGCTGCTGCCCGGCACCTTGGCCGCCGCGGAGTGGATGGAGTCGGGGCTGCTCGCACTCGCGCGCCAGTACGCGGAGAAGTACGGCCGGGCGGGGCACTAA
- a CDS encoding SDR family NAD(P)-dependent oxidoreductase, translated as MTTALITGATAGIGAAFARRLAADGHDVVLVARDVKRLREQATELHDRHGVEAEVLAADLSEEKGIAAVEARLSDPRQPVDVLVNNAGFGNKGRFLEVSMADELKMLTVHCEAVLRLTSAAAGSMKERGRGAVVNVASVAAFVPRGTYGASKAWVVQFTQGAARDLAGSGVRLMALCPGFVRTEFHERAGMGTDNIPGWMWLDADKLVTAALGDLERGKTLSIPDPRYKALMGVVKLAPRGLLGGVSSKAGRKYGPK; from the coding sequence ATGACGACTGCACTGATTACGGGCGCCACCGCGGGCATCGGTGCCGCCTTCGCACGGAGGCTGGCGGCGGACGGTCACGACGTGGTGCTGGTGGCCCGGGACGTGAAGCGGCTCCGGGAGCAGGCCACCGAACTCCACGACCGGCACGGCGTGGAGGCCGAGGTCCTCGCGGCGGACCTGTCCGAGGAGAAGGGCATCGCGGCCGTCGAGGCGCGGCTCTCGGACCCGAGGCAGCCGGTCGACGTACTCGTGAACAACGCCGGCTTCGGCAACAAGGGCCGGTTCCTGGAAGTCTCCATGGCCGACGAGTTGAAGATGCTGACGGTGCACTGCGAGGCGGTGCTGCGGCTGACCTCGGCCGCGGCCGGCTCGATGAAGGAGCGCGGCCGCGGCGCGGTGGTGAACGTCGCCTCGGTGGCGGCCTTCGTGCCCCGTGGGACCTACGGGGCGTCGAAGGCCTGGGTCGTGCAGTTCACCCAGGGCGCGGCGCGGGACCTCGCGGGCAGCGGGGTGCGGCTGATGGCGCTCTGCCCCGGCTTCGTGCGGACGGAGTTCCACGAGCGGGCCGGGATGGGGACGGACAACATCCCGGGATGGATGTGGCTCGACGCGGACAAGCTGGTGACGGCGGCGCTCGGGGACCTGGAGCGGGGGAAGACGCTGTCGATCCCCGACCCCCGCTACAAGGCCCTGATGGGTGTGGTGAAGCTGGCGCCGCGCGGCCTGCTCGGCGGTGTCTCCTCCAAGGCGGGCCGCAAGTACGGACCGAAGTAG